A single window of Nicotiana tomentosiformis chromosome 1, ASM39032v3, whole genome shotgun sequence DNA harbors:
- the LOC108948130 gene encoding uncharacterized protein, protein MSIKLVVGGFTVNVISAYAPQVGLDQEVKKQFWEDLDEMVRSILHTEKLFIGIYFNSHIEASAKGYDDVHGGFDFGDRNEGGNSLLDFARAFDLVIANSSFPKREEHLVTFRNSMGKT, encoded by the coding sequence ATGAGTATTAAGCTGGTAGTTGGTGGGTTTACTGTAAACGTGATTAGTGCATATGCTCCTCAGGTAGGTTTGGACCAGGAGGTCAAGAAGCAATTCTGGGAGGATTTGGACGAGATGGTACGTAGTATCCTGCACACAGAGAAGTTGTTCATTGGCATATATTTCAATAGCCATATTGAGGCTAGTGCTAAGGGATATGATGATGTGCATGGCGGGTTCGATTTTGGGGATAGGAATGAGGGAGGTAATTCACTGTTGGATTTTGCTAGAGCTTTTGATTTGGTTATAGCTAACTCGAGTTTTCCGAAGAGGGAAGAGCACCTGGTCACTTTTCGGAATTCAATGGGCAAGACTTAG